A single Methanolobus sp. ZRKC5 DNA region contains:
- a CDS encoding D-aminoacyl-tRNA deacylase has protein sequence MEWKKEKYARKSDDESMTGKKINILCSVVDRASQNIKEHLLQNEQWKQVDELPDKWENLESVYENPKYRIIEIKEHHIYQDRIDEKMKCFGFETDLIIVASKHKSNDGRSVLTAHFTGNSNDASFGGRPRELSIPATQIMRSVLKNMERMAKNTHYSINMESTHHGPTDMKTPMVYVEIGSGEEQWPDPVAGDIIAKAIMKARSEEVPVAIGFGGGHYASRQTELILETEVTFGHNFPDYQLPHVDKSMVLQAYEKSKANFVYFDRKSMSSKERERLYKIVEELGYVHLRESEIREIKGIPWKLFTKIKKMCDELCPEGKLKITDSPIEAFESIYASIENEEDIELSTCMINEELLKETIKADRDKTICAFNQYAPIYIEMKNGTISNYILGMGEDTETAMQNVTNECIKILKEHYEIKYILDENILYIISNKFDPKAAKEFGISPGPMLGELANGKSVVVEGRTIEPEMVHIRKTKKILLSN, from the coding sequence GTGGAATGGAAAAAAGAAAAGTACGCCAGAAAATCAGATGATGAAAGCATGACAGGTAAAAAGATCAATATACTTTGCTCAGTTGTAGACAGGGCCAGCCAGAATATAAAGGAACATTTGCTCCAGAACGAACAATGGAAACAAGTCGATGAACTCCCAGATAAGTGGGAAAATCTTGAATCAGTATATGAAAATCCAAAATATAGAATTATCGAGATAAAAGAACATCATATCTATCAGGATAGAATAGATGAAAAAATGAAATGTTTTGGGTTTGAAACCGACTTAATAATAGTAGCCTCAAAGCATAAGAGCAATGATGGAAGGTCAGTACTTACAGCACATTTCACAGGAAACTCAAACGACGCATCTTTTGGAGGAAGACCACGGGAACTGTCAATTCCTGCAACTCAAATTATGCGATCCGTGCTAAAGAACATGGAACGAATGGCAAAAAACACACATTATTCTATCAACATGGAGTCAACCCATCATGGCCCAACTGACATGAAAACGCCAATGGTATACGTAGAGATTGGTAGTGGAGAAGAACAATGGCCAGACCCGGTTGCAGGAGATATCATTGCAAAAGCCATAATGAAAGCACGATCAGAAGAAGTACCTGTTGCCATTGGTTTTGGAGGAGGACACTATGCTTCAAGACAAACAGAGCTCATATTGGAAACAGAAGTAACATTTGGGCATAATTTTCCAGATTACCAACTACCCCATGTAGACAAAAGTATGGTTTTGCAGGCCTATGAAAAATCAAAAGCAAATTTCGTTTATTTTGACAGGAAATCCATGAGTTCCAAGGAAAGAGAACGACTTTACAAAATCGTAGAAGAACTTGGATACGTCCACTTAAGAGAAAGTGAAATAAGAGAAATAAAAGGAATCCCATGGAAGCTTTTCACCAAGATCAAAAAGATGTGTGATGAACTATGCCCAGAAGGAAAATTGAAAATCACTGATTCCCCCATAGAAGCATTTGAAAGCATATATGCATCCATCGAAAATGAGGAGGATATAGAACTATCCACATGTATGATCAATGAAGAACTTCTCAAGGAAACTATCAAAGCTGACAGGGATAAAACAATATGTGCGTTTAATCAGTATGCCCCCATCTATATTGAGATGAAGAACGGGACGATATCAAATTACATACTGGGAATGGGTGAAGACACTGAAACTGCTATGCAGAACGTCACAAATGAATGCATTAAAATACTAAAAGAGCATTATGAAATTAAATATATTCTTGATGAGAATATACTATACATTATAAGTAATAAATTCGATCCAAAAGCAGCAAAAGAATTTGGCATCTCCCCAGGACCAATGTTGGGAGAACTGGCAAATGGGAAGTCTGTTGTTGTGGAAGGAAGGACGATCGAGCCAGAAATGGTACACATAAGGAAAACTAAGAAGATCCTACTGTCCAATTAA
- a CDS encoding transcription elongation factor Spt5 has translation MTTESVIFVVKTTANQERSVANMITQVVRKEHLDIRAILAPDELKGYVLIEGTNPGDVEQAIQTVPHARALVKGQSTIEEISHFLTPKPTVTGISEGAIIEITSGPFKGEKARVKRVDEGHEEITVELFDAVVPIPITIRGDTVRVLRKDEERNS, from the coding sequence ATGACCACTGAGTCTGTGATATTCGTAGTAAAGACAACTGCGAACCAGGAACGTTCGGTCGCAAATATGATAACACAGGTTGTAAGGAAAGAACACCTGGACATCAGAGCAATCCTTGCTCCTGATGAACTGAAAGGATATGTGCTTATAGAGGGAACTAACCCCGGAGATGTTGAACAGGCTATACAAACTGTACCTCATGCCAGGGCATTAGTAAAAGGACAATCCACTATAGAAGAAATATCACATTTCCTTACACCAAAACCAACGGTGACCGGAATATCAGAAGGCGCGATAATCGAGATCACGTCAGGCCCATTCAAGGGTGAAAAGGCTCGCGTAAAGAGAGTTGACGAAGGTCATGAGGAAATAACTGTAGAGTTATTCGATGCAGTTGTACCGATACCTATAACTATTCGCGGCGATACTGTAAGAGTCCTCAGGAAAGATGAAGAAAGAAATTCCTGA
- the ftsZ gene encoding cell division protein FtsZ, with amino-acid sequence MRSIVEEALARSEQEARVRSSDTNPVQKDIDAELEEMLRQLHTNIKVIGCGGGGSNSAQRMVEEGIKGAEFIAVNTDAQHLLTIKTDQKILIGKKKTRGLGAGSLPQIGEDAALESVDEIAAVVSGSDMVFITCGLGGGTGTGSAPIVAEAARDAGALTIAVVTLPFSVEGQVRRTNAEAGLERLREVADTVIVVPNDKLLEVVPRLPLAAAFKVSDEVLMRAVKGITELITKPGLVNLDFADVRTVMQNGGVAMIGLGEAEGELKAVESVQKALRSPLLDVDISGATSALVNVIGGPDMTIAEAESVVQEVYSRIDPEARLIWGAQVNDELEHTVRTMIVVTGVKSPQIYGHGGAKTVTRKYGIDFVK; translated from the coding sequence ATGAGATCCATAGTAGAAGAGGCACTGGCAAGATCTGAACAGGAAGCACGTGTTCGCAGTTCAGACACTAACCCAGTGCAAAAAGACATAGATGCAGAGTTAGAGGAGATGTTACGCCAATTACACACCAATATCAAAGTAATTGGTTGTGGCGGTGGCGGTTCAAATAGTGCACAAAGAATGGTAGAGGAAGGAATTAAAGGTGCAGAATTCATTGCTGTAAATACAGATGCACAACACCTCCTGACCATAAAAACAGACCAGAAGATCCTCATTGGCAAGAAAAAGACAAGAGGTCTTGGAGCAGGCAGTCTTCCTCAAATCGGAGAAGATGCAGCTCTTGAAAGTGTGGATGAGATTGCTGCAGTAGTCAGCGGTAGCGATATGGTTTTCATCACATGTGGTCTTGGCGGAGGAACCGGAACTGGTTCAGCCCCAATTGTAGCCGAAGCTGCAAGAGATGCAGGAGCACTTACCATTGCAGTAGTGACTTTGCCTTTCAGTGTTGAAGGACAGGTAAGAAGAACAAATGCAGAAGCAGGTCTTGAAAGATTAAGAGAGGTAGCAGATACCGTTATAGTAGTACCAAACGACAAGCTTCTCGAAGTAGTCCCAAGACTTCCATTGGCAGCAGCTTTTAAAGTATCAGATGAAGTTCTGATGCGAGCAGTTAAAGGAATAACTGAGCTCATCACAAAACCAGGACTTGTAAACCTTGACTTTGCAGATGTAAGAACTGTCATGCAGAATGGTGGTGTTGCTATGATAGGCCTTGGAGAAGCAGAGGGTGAACTAAAGGCTGTGGAATCCGTACAGAAAGCACTTCGCAGTCCACTTCTGGATGTAGATATCTCAGGAGCAACATCTGCACTTGTCAATGTAATTGGAGGACCTGATATGACAATTGCCGAAGCAGAGAGTGTTGTACAGGAAGTATACAGCAGAATTGATCCGGAAGCAAGGCTCATATGGGGAGCACAGGTCAATGACGAACTCGAGCATACCGTGCGCACCATGATTGTTGTGACAGGAGTCAAATCGCCCCAGATATATGGACACGGGGGAGCTAAAACAGTAACGAGAAAATACGGAATCGATTTCGTTAAATAG
- a CDS encoding protein translocase SEC61 complex subunit gamma has protein sequence MAEDLFDLSKINSTSINQSLKTYLRVLKLTKKPSREEFLTIAKVAGLGILAIGVVGFLIYVLLVEMPQWV, from the coding sequence TTGGCAGAAGATTTATTTGATCTAAGTAAAATCAATAGCACTAGCATAAACCAATCCTTGAAAACATATTTAAGGGTCCTCAAACTTACAAAGAAACCATCTAGAGAGGAATTTCTAACCATAGCTAAGGTTGCTGGACTTGGAATTCTTGCAATTGGCGTTGTCGGGTTCCTTATATATGTGTTATTGGTAGAGATGCCGCAATGGGTGTAA
- a CDS encoding 50S ribosomal protein L11 has protein sequence MANVVEALVPGGKANPGPPLGPALGPLGINIKDVIDKINEKTKDYNGMQVPVKVIVADDKSFEIEVGTPPTSALILQEVGIQKGSGEPNTVIVGDLTIPQAAKVARMKKDDILSYDLKAAVKEVLGSCVPMGITAEGMPPKECQKAIDDGKYDDVLAQEAW, from the coding sequence ATGGCAAATGTTGTTGAAGCATTGGTCCCAGGAGGGAAAGCAAACCCAGGACCTCCACTTGGTCCAGCCTTGGGTCCTCTTGGAATTAACATAAAAGACGTGATCGACAAGATCAACGAGAAGACAAAAGATTACAATGGGATGCAAGTCCCTGTAAAAGTAATAGTTGCAGACGATAAGAGTTTTGAGATAGAAGTCGGAACTCCGCCAACGTCAGCACTTATACTCCAAGAAGTCGGAATCCAAAAAGGATCAGGAGAACCAAACACAGTAATCGTAGGAGATCTTACGATTCCCCAGGCAGCAAAAGTTGCTCGTATGAAGAAAGATGACATCCTTTCATACGACTTAAAAGCTGCTGTGAAAGAAGTGCTTGGATCCTGCGTCCCAATGGGTATTACAGCTGAAGGCATGCCCCCAAAGGAATGCCAGAAAGCTATCGACGATGGAAAATATGACGATGTGCTGGCACAGGAAGCATGGTAA